The sequence below is a genomic window from Falsibacillus pallidus.
TCCAGGTTGGCACCAATGGCATCGCATGTAGCTTCACGAAGTTTCAGCATGGTGTATGGCGAATGCACGAGGAAGCCACCGTGCAGTTCAAGGCCGATTTTCACCCCGTGCGCCTTGGCATATTCCCCAGTTTCCTTCCAGTATGGAATCAGCTTTTCTTCCCATTGCCATTTGTATACATCCCCAAATTCATTTGGCCATGGTGCGACCGGCCAGTTAGGGTACTTGGCTCCTTCGTGGTCTCCTGCTGTGCCGGAAAAGCAGTTCACAACTGGTACGTCCAGCATCTCTGCGAGGAGGATCGTTTTTCTCAAGGTCTCCTGCGATTCCTTCGCAAACGCCTCATCCGGAGACAGTGGATTGCCGTGGCAGCTGAATGCACTGATGGTTAAATCCCGCGATTTCACTTCATGAAGGTATGCTTTTCGGCTCTCTTCATTCTCCAATAATTCATCCAGCGGACAATGGGCATTTCCCGGGTATCCGCCCGTTCCAATTTCCACGGCATTCAACCCAGCCTTTTTGACATAATCAAGCATGTCAGTAAAGGATTTATCTGCAAATAAAACGGTAAATACGCCTAGTTTCATAGAGTTGGCCTCCTTAAAATTTCACACTGCTTTTTGTTTCGCTGCTCTTATAGATTGCTTCGATGATTTTAGAAACCTGATAGGCTTCTTCCGGTTGAACGAGCAGTTCTGCCTCTCCTCTGCAAGCTTCCGCAAAATTCCGCGCCTGTTCCAATCCGTAGTCTTCCTCGCCGGGCAAAAAGGCTGCTGAGCTGTTGAAAAGCATGCCGTGCTTGGCATAGTTTACTCGGAATGGGAAAACTTCCATTCCTCCTTTTTCACCAGAGATGCTCAACATTTCTTTATCATCTTCCACATTGGCTGCCCAGGAGGTTTCAAGCAGGAGGGACACGTTATTTTCAAATTTGATATAGCTTGTTACATGATCGTCGACTTCGAATATTTCATGATCAAAACTTCCCCACATGTTGACGGCATCGGGCTGTCTGCTCAATGTGTTATAGGCAGTCCCGGAAACTTCGACCGGCTCCGGATTTCCAATCAGCCACAACGCGAGATCCAGCAAATGGCATCCGTAGTCGATCAAGCTTCCTCCGCCCTGCAGCTCCTTGTTCGTAAAAACGCCCCAGCCGGGAACCTTTCTTCTTCTGAGAGCCTGAATCCTCACAACAAGCGGCTGGCCAATTTCGTTTTCCATCATTAGTTTTTTCGCTGCCCGTGCTTCCTTCATAAATCGATAATGGAACCCGATTGCTAATTTCTTTCCGCTTCGTTTGGCCGCTTCCATCATCCGTCCCGCTTCATCGGCACTCATCGCCATTGGCTTTTCACAGAAAACGTGAAGTCCTGCCTCTAAAGCAGCGATGGTGATTTCGGCATGAAATTTGTTTGGTGTACAGATGACAACGGCGTCGACTTCAGGAAACATGTCCTCAAATTGGTTAAAGACAAAAGGAATATCAAATTGATCAGCTGTCTGCTGCGCCCTTTCATGGTTGATATCGCTGACTGCCGTTATTTTCACAGTTTCAGCCAGTTTGAGGAACGCCGGGATGTGCCTGCCTGTGGCGATTCCTCCCACCCCGATGATTCCTATTCGCAATTGCTTCATGTATGCTCCTCTTTCCTTAAGGTGTTAATCGTTCAATTTCACATGCTTGCCAGTAAGGCTGGATTCCATAGCAGCCAGGATGACTGCGAGTGATTTTTTCCCTTCCTCACCTGGGATCAGTACATCCTTATCGTGTATGATGGCGTCGATGAAATGATTGATTACGCCGGATGACTGCTGGCCGCCTTCATCATTGGATTGGATTTTCCCTAATTCATAGCGGACCGTCTCGCCGTTTTTATATTGGACGATAAGGGAATAGTTCGGGTCATCTTCGAGTCTGATGATGCCTTTTTCCCCATAGATGATCGTGGAGTTATCCTCACCAGCCGTATAGGACCAGCTCGCCGCCAAGGTTCCGATG
It includes:
- a CDS encoding sugar phosphate isomerase/epimerase family protein is translated as MKLGVFTVLFADKSFTDMLDYVKKAGLNAVEIGTGGYPGNAHCPLDELLENEESRKAYLHEVKSRDLTISAFSCHGNPLSPDEAFAKESQETLRKTILLAEMLDVPVVNCFSGTAGDHEGAKYPNWPVAPWPNEFGDVYKWQWEEKLIPYWKETGEYAKAHGVKIGLELHGGFLVHSPYTMLKLREATCDAIGANLDPSHLWWQGIDPVGAIKILGKAGAIHHFHAKDTYIDQDNVNMYGLLDMQPYGNVQTRAWTFRSVGCGHGIQEWSDMMSALRTYGYDYVVSIEHEDPLMSIPEGFNRAVTNLKSILIEEQPADMWWV
- a CDS encoding Gfo/Idh/MocA family protein, producing MKQLRIGIIGVGGIATGRHIPAFLKLAETVKITAVSDINHERAQQTADQFDIPFVFNQFEDMFPEVDAVVICTPNKFHAEITIAALEAGLHVFCEKPMAMSADEAGRMMEAAKRSGKKLAIGFHYRFMKEARAAKKLMMENEIGQPLVVRIQALRRRKVPGWGVFTNKELQGGGSLIDYGCHLLDLALWLIGNPEPVEVSGTAYNTLSRQPDAVNMWGSFDHEIFEVDDHVTSYIKFENNVSLLLETSWAANVEDDKEMLSISGEKGGMEVFPFRVNYAKHGMLFNSSAAFLPGEEDYGLEQARNFAEACRGEAELLVQPEEAYQVSKIIEAIYKSSETKSSVKF